A region from the Polaribacter sp. Hel1_33_78 genome encodes:
- a CDS encoding RagB/SusD family nutrient uptake outer membrane protein yields the protein MENIKKISKSRFLLAIFLLTISITFNSCTEDLDKTPLNVLTADRQYSDVEGYKQSLASVYSNLAYSTFLRFYWSMQEYTTDMAVSTWNDGGDGIYHELAWSADSPAITNVYNSAINMITLCNNFIIESSEESLNKRGFSGVEAEEINQFKAEARFLRAYCFWILMDAYGNPPFPTEETLGTTSPNQIQRADLFDFIEKELTEIEPLLANARTNERGRPDKATAWALLSRMYLNGKIYTGKEYNTEAITYASKIIDEGYSLEAKYEWLMLGDNDLNTNEFIFTINYDNTNQTWYSTNFLALGPAGVPASINGMSGSWQAFRFTQQVPALFPTPDTSIDKRAQFYTTGQSLEVNSITTSTDGYSGYKYRNVKRDGTPVEQNNNFGNLSDIDFPVFRLAEIYLTYAEAVLRGGSGGDNATALSYINKIRGRAYDNDPSSTNGNITNADLTLDFILDERARELYWETHRRTDLVRYNKLTTADYLWAWKGNSESGRAVDDKFNLFPIPTSDLLANPNLKQIDGF from the coding sequence ATGGAAAACATCAAAAAAATAAGTAAGAGTAGATTTTTATTAGCAATATTTCTTTTAACAATTTCGATAACTTTTAATTCTTGTACAGAAGATTTAGATAAAACACCGCTAAACGTATTAACAGCAGACAGACAATACAGTGATGTAGAAGGTTACAAACAAAGTCTAGCATCTGTATATTCTAATCTCGCTTATAGTACTTTTTTAAGATTTTATTGGAGTATGCAAGAATATACGACAGATATGGCGGTAAGTACTTGGAATGACGGTGGTGATGGTATTTACCACGAACTGGCTTGGAGCGCAGATTCCCCAGCAATTACAAATGTGTACAATTCTGCTATTAATATGATTACGCTATGTAATAATTTCATAATTGAGTCTTCGGAAGAAAGTTTAAATAAAAGAGGTTTTTCTGGAGTTGAAGCAGAAGAAATAAATCAATTTAAAGCCGAAGCCAGATTTTTAAGAGCCTATTGTTTTTGGATTTTAATGGATGCTTATGGTAATCCGCCTTTTCCAACAGAAGAAACGTTAGGTACAACTTCGCCAAATCAAATTCAACGAGCAGATTTATTTGATTTTATTGAAAAAGAATTAACAGAAATCGAGCCTTTATTAGCAAATGCTAGAACAAATGAAAGAGGAAGACCAGACAAAGCTACTGCTTGGGCATTATTATCTAGAATGTATTTGAATGGAAAAATTTACACAGGAAAAGAATACAATACAGAAGCGATTACTTATGCTTCTAAAATAATAGACGAAGGATATTCTTTAGAAGCAAAATATGAATGGTTAATGTTAGGTGATAATGATTTAAATACCAATGAATTTATTTTCACGATTAATTATGACAATACAAACCAAACTTGGTATTCTACCAACTTTCTAGCTTTGGGGCCAGCTGGAGTTCCGGCATCTATTAACGGAATGTCTGGTAGCTGGCAAGCCTTTAGATTCACGCAACAAGTACCAGCATTATTTCCAACGCCAGATACTTCTATTGACAAACGTGCTCAATTTTATACAACTGGTCAAAGTTTGGAAGTGAATTCGATTACAACAAGTACAGACGGTTATTCTGGATACAAATATAGAAATGTAAAACGGGATGGAACACCAGTTGAACAAAATAATAATTTTGGAAACCTTTCTGATATTGATTTTCCAGTATTTCGTTTGGCTGAAATTTACCTAACCTATGCAGAAGCTGTTTTAAGAGGCGGTTCTGGTGGTGATAACGCAACAGCATTAAGTTATATCAACAAAATTAGAGGAAGAGCTTATGATAATGATCCTTCAAGCACTAACGGAAATATCACCAATGCAGACCTTACGTTAGATTTTATTTTAGATGAAAGAGCCAGAGAATTATACTGGGAAACACATAGAAGAACAGATTTGGTTCGATATAATAAATTAACTACAGCAGATTATTTATGGGCTTGGAAAGGGAATTCTGAATCTGGAAGAGCCGTGGATGATAAGTTTAATTTATTTCCTATTCCTACTTCGGATTTGTTGGCTAACCCAAATTTAAAGCAAATTGATGGTTTCTAA
- a CDS encoding glycosyl hydrolase 53 family protein, with product MFQKINIVQIIIVLSLFFQYSCTVESDIPTPVEFPEPTSGDVFYKGSYMAYVTHQETYGGVVFKENGVPKDAFQSIADHGANIARLRIDNPPYKSSYTAGYADVDFGSPEKVKLELQRAKNAGLKTLLTFGYQSMALEDNQKLNNYVAPLKWQPIANDIEKLKDSVYKHTTNVLEAYILADLTPAIVAIGNETNQRFLEPNMTEADLPDYSVVRTVKLLNAGTKAVRDLNAKYGLNIKIACHIFEASYLKTWMKIHIRNGLDFDILALSHYHNWHSLGSFTNWTEVVSFVKNTYKKEFLIMETAQLFREGGNDDHVNILGLDNIPAGYDNPPTTNTQKEYLKDLAQELYDAGGIGVIYWGGEWVGSNTLIFPDQYGAGSSWENKAFWDFDYNLHDGINWMNEIIQN from the coding sequence ATGTTTCAAAAAATTAACATCGTACAAATCATTATTGTTTTAAGCTTATTTTTCCAATATAGTTGTACCGTTGAAAGTGATATTCCTACACCAGTTGAGTTTCCAGAACCAACCTCTGGTGATGTGTTTTATAAAGGTAGTTATATGGCATATGTAACACATCAAGAAACTTACGGAGGAGTCGTTTTTAAAGAAAATGGAGTTCCAAAAGACGCATTCCAAAGTATTGCAGATCATGGAGCAAATATTGCGCGTTTAAGAATCGATAATCCACCATATAAAAGCAGTTATACAGCGGGTTATGCAGATGTAGATTTTGGTTCGCCAGAAAAAGTAAAACTTGAATTACAAAGAGCAAAAAACGCAGGGCTAAAAACCTTGTTAACCTTTGGATATCAGTCAATGGCATTAGAGGATAACCAAAAATTAAACAATTATGTTGCCCCATTAAAATGGCAACCGATAGCGAATGACATCGAAAAATTAAAAGATTCAGTTTATAAACATACAACTAATGTATTAGAAGCATACATTTTAGCAGATTTAACACCAGCGATTGTTGCAATTGGTAATGAAACAAATCAACGTTTTTTAGAACCAAATATGACCGAAGCTGATTTACCAGATTATAGTGTTGTTAGAACAGTAAAACTTTTAAATGCAGGCACTAAAGCAGTAAGAGATTTAAATGCCAAATATGGATTAAATATAAAAATAGCATGCCATATTTTTGAAGCTTCTTATTTAAAAACATGGATGAAAATTCATATTCGAAATGGTTTAGATTTTGACATTTTAGCACTTTCACATTATCACAATTGGCATTCATTAGGAAGTTTTACAAACTGGACAGAAGTTGTTTCTTTTGTAAAAAACACTTACAAAAAAGAATTTCTAATTATGGAAACCGCACAACTTTTTAGAGAAGGTGGTAATGATGATCATGTTAATATTCTGGGACTTGATAATATTCCAGCGGGTTATGACAATCCGCCAACCACAAATACTCAAAAAGAATATTTAAAAGATTTGGCACAAGAACTTTATGATGCTGGAGGTATTGGCGTCATATATTGGGGTGGCGAATGGGTTGGTTCTAACACATTAATTTTTCCAGACCAATATGGTGCAGGTTCTTCATGGGAAAATAAAGCTTTTTGGGATTTTGATTACAATTTGCACGATGGTATCAATTGGATGAATGAAATAATTCAAAATTAA
- a CDS encoding SusE domain-containing protein, with translation MKTKINNMKSRLKITISFIIVIVTLISCTDNNDDLTAIAPTDGQLLINPSVTDIVLTKPNKAEIAITFNWNKPNYGIATPISYTLEIDDIDGDFSNPETEITENTELSLTHAKLNAIALSMDLATDVSGQLKVRLKSSLNYGSLPSYSKVETITVTPFLDLFYDLPLPNQLYLQGNAVPSNWGYPIPVDQQMTKNGNTFSIIRELAGGKNIAFLSSNTGWGDPAYLGLVANQPTEGGSFVPNMAPDWIGNGIVTPPITGIYKVVINFVTGKYSVTPQ, from the coding sequence ATGAAAACAAAAATAAATAATATGAAAAGTAGGTTAAAAATTACGATATCTTTTATAATTGTTATTGTCACTTTAATTTCATGTACAGATAATAATGATGATTTAACTGCAATAGCACCAACTGATGGTCAGTTATTAATAAACCCAAGTGTTACAGATATTGTATTAACAAAGCCCAATAAAGCTGAAATTGCGATAACATTTAATTGGAATAAACCAAATTATGGTATTGCAACGCCTATATCTTATACGTTAGAAATAGATGACATAGATGGTGATTTTTCAAACCCTGAAACCGAAATTACAGAGAATACTGAATTATCATTAACGCATGCTAAATTAAATGCAATTGCGTTAAGTATGGATTTAGCAACTGATGTTTCTGGACAGTTAAAAGTACGATTAAAATCATCATTAAACTACGGAAGTTTGCCTTCGTATTCGAAAGTAGAAACAATTACAGTAACGCCTTTTTTAGATCTTTTTTATGATCTTCCGTTACCAAATCAATTGTACCTTCAAGGAAATGCAGTGCCTTCAAATTGGGGATATCCAATTCCGGTTGACCAACAAATGACAAAAAACGGAAATACATTTTCTATAATTAGAGAGTTGGCTGGAGGAAAAAATATTGCTTTTTTAAGTAGTAATACAGGTTGGGGAGATCCTGCTTATTTAGGTTTAGTTGCTAATCAACCAACTGAGGGTGGATCTTTCGTGCCAAATATGGCGCCTGATTGGATAGGTAATGGTATCGTTACACCACCAATAACAGGTATTTATAAAGTCGTTATCAATTTTGTTACAGGTAAATATTCAGTGACACCTCAATAA
- a CDS encoding T9SS type A sorting domain-containing protein — protein sequence MKKQLLFFALCISSFLSAQSIEFTSAELTSAEVGSTVTVNYKYTSAVAVQIYTAINKYDDITWSAKITDGFLASSSAGTDITGSFDLVIPANTELTADLTGAFNYKIVIEMKTEDGVTWLAGAYPTTEIDLVASTNTNTASITITSAIPTAEVDSNITVNYTYTSTEADSYIYIGLNLYDASGDYNSFIVGGDTGVVNGPGTDITGSISFTIPASTTLTADLTTDFTYELSVEMKEKVGWTVIADDYPKQETVLVASGTLNTTSFTEELNKIKVYPNPVLESLNIQNLNNLNISTIKISNILGKTLQAKILSDNKSIDVSNLNSGIYILTIQSENKSKNIKFIKQ from the coding sequence ATGAAAAAACAATTACTTTTTTTCGCATTATGTATCTCAAGTTTTTTGAGCGCACAATCCATTGAATTTACTTCGGCAGAATTAACATCTGCAGAAGTTGGGAGTACAGTTACCGTAAATTATAAATATACAAGTGCTGTTGCTGTACAAATTTATACTGCAATTAATAAATATGATGATATAACATGGTCTGCAAAAATTACTGATGGTTTTTTAGCATCTTCTTCTGCGGGTACAGATATTACTGGTTCTTTTGATCTTGTAATTCCTGCGAATACAGAATTAACAGCAGATTTAACAGGTGCTTTTAATTATAAAATAGTCATTGAAATGAAGACTGAAGATGGTGTTACTTGGTTGGCAGGTGCATATCCTACAACAGAAATTGATTTGGTGGCATCAACAAATACAAATACAGCTTCAATTACAATTACATCTGCAATACCAACCGCAGAAGTTGATAGCAATATTACCGTAAATTATACCTATACAAGTACAGAAGCAGACAGCTATATTTACATTGGTTTAAATCTTTATGATGCTTCTGGAGATTATAATTCATTTATTGTTGGCGGAGATACTGGTGTTGTTAATGGACCAGGTACAGATATAACAGGGTCAATTTCGTTTACAATTCCTGCAAGTACAACATTAACGGCAGATTTAACTACTGATTTTACATACGAATTATCAGTAGAAATGAAAGAAAAAGTAGGTTGGACAGTAATTGCTGACGATTATCCTAAACAAGAAACAGTTTTAGTAGCATCAGGGACTTTAAATACAACTTCTTTTACTGAAGAATTAAATAAAATTAAAGTGTATCCAAATCCAGTTTTGGAAAGTTTAAATATTCAAAATTTAAACAACTTGAATATTTCTACAATTAAAATATCAAACATATTGGGTAAAACCCTGCAAGCTAAAATTTTATCTGATAATAAATCTATAGATGTTTCAAATTTAAATTCTGGGATTTATATACTTACAATTCAATCAGAAAATAAATCCAAAAACATTAAATTCATAAAACAATAA
- a CDS encoding GDSL-type esterase/lipase family protein gives MNKILLKIAAIFLLILSLYACKNNEEAKNVTVEEEVLDTVIPDLMYPDSTLVIATHSDWTKTHYPERIQEFKANPLKINDIIFLGNSITEQGGDWGLKVNNAKTKNRGISGDTTDGVLARLGEINYVKPEKVFLLIGINDLFRDYMTSEMVFTNILKIVNQIHDNSSATKIFVQTILPTNTESLKEKIKKTNLLLKNSEDKEPYEIINLHQEFATKDDLIKMELSTDGVHLNEEGYKVWVKKIINLIH, from the coding sequence GTGAATAAAATCTTATTAAAAATAGCTGCTATTTTTTTATTGATACTATCATTATATGCTTGTAAAAATAATGAAGAAGCTAAAAATGTTACAGTAGAAGAAGAAGTTTTAGATACTGTGATACCAGATCTTATGTATCCTGATAGCACATTAGTTATTGCAACGCACTCAGATTGGACAAAAACGCATTATCCAGAAAGAATCCAAGAGTTTAAAGCAAATCCTTTAAAGATAAATGATATTATTTTTTTAGGAAATAGTATCACAGAACAAGGTGGTGACTGGGGATTAAAAGTAAACAATGCTAAAACCAAAAACAGAGGAATTTCAGGCGATACTACAGATGGTGTTTTAGCTCGTTTGGGAGAAATCAATTATGTAAAACCTGAAAAAGTATTTCTTCTGATTGGGATTAACGATTTGTTTAGAGATTATATGACTTCAGAGATGGTTTTTACAAACATCTTAAAAATAGTAAATCAAATTCATGATAATTCATCAGCAACAAAAATATTTGTGCAAACTATTTTACCTACAAATACGGAGTCACTTAAAGAAAAAATAAAAAAAACGAATTTATTACTTAAAAATTCTGAAGACAAAGAGCCTTATGAAATCATAAACTTACATCAAGAATTTGCTACAAAAGATGATTTGATAAAAATGGAATTATCTACAGATGGTGTTCATTTGAATGAGGAAGGCTATAAAGTTTGGGTCAAAAAAATAATCAATTTAATACATTAA